CAACTCCACCTCGCCCGCGTCGGCGGCAGCTCCGACGACCGGGATCACCAACCGCGCCGAACGGACCGCGCGGCCCGCCAGGTGCGAGGTGTCGAGCTGGAGGAATCCGATGGCCGTTCGCGAAACCTCGGTTTCCTGCGGGTTCCAGCGGGAGGCCGTTCCCGCGCTGTCCGCGACCATCGACACGGCGCTCCCGGTCCGCACGCGGATGCTCAGCGTCCACGGTTCGGTGGTGGCGGGCAGTGAGTAGGTGATCCCCCCGTCGGCGAGCGTCGCCGGCACCCGGTCGAAGTGCCCGGAGCCGCCCACGCCGAGGATCGCCGGGTCCACGGTGAAGACGGCACGGTGGCGGTCGTCGAGCGCGCGGATGGTGCCGTCCGCGGCGGCGCTCAACGCCAGCCGCTCGACGCCGATCGGCACGCGCACAGTGCGCGCCGCGCCGGCCGGACCGGTGACGACGTGCGTGAAACCATCCGGAGCCGCCTCGACACGAACGCTCTCACCGGGCGTGACATCCGGGTACACCGCGGTGTTGTCCCGTACCCGGGGTTCGGGCAGGGGATCGGGCGTCGAGCCCCAATCCAGCCCGTGGACACCTTCTCTGACCACGGCCACCGGTCCGGGGCCACCGGTCGACAGCTCCAGGTCCACCGCACCCGCCCGCGGCACGAGGCGCTCGCCACCGCGTCCGGCCACCCGGTCGAGCGACGTGTCGACCGGTGCCCAACCACCCTCGCGAGCCACGCGCTGCGGCGTTCCGTGCAGGACGGCGGTCATGGTGCCGTCCGGGTTGGCGGTCACCAGTTCGGTCGTGCCGCTCAACCCGCGCGCCTCCACCGGTTCCCCACACCGAGCCGCCGCGGCACGGGCCGCGGCGGCATCGGGTTGGTGTGCCGGGCACTCGCGCCCGCGTCCGTCCAGAACCCCGCTCACGACCACGAACGCGGACAAGACGAGACAAGCGACGACCAGGAGGATCGTCGTCCGTCTACCCCGCCGCGCGCCGGTCGCGGCCCCCCACAAGCCAGGCACGTGCACCTCCACCACGATGGCGAACCTCAGGCCCACCACTCTGGTGCGAGGACATCTCGCGCCACTCTCCTCCCGGTCCCGCAGGACCGGTCTCAGCTGGTCCCGGCGGTCCCCTTGAGGCATTCGAGGATCGCCGCCCGCGCCTCGTCGGTCCCGGCGACCCGCTCGACGCCACGATCACCCGACTCTCCCGCGACGAACGCCTTCCGCTCCTCGACCGAGGCGTAAGTCATGTACCAGTCGGCGACACATTCCACCGCCGCGTCGGGACTTCCGGCCATGCCGGGATCAGACTTGATCTTCACAACGACATCCGCCCGCCCCGGCTCCCCCGAGCCACCGCACGCCCCCAGACCCACCACGAGCCCCAGGACCACCAATCCGCACGCCACCCCTCGAACCACAGCCATGCCACCCGAGCTTAGGCACCGAAGGCAAGCCCCCGCCGGATCGTGAGCGAAGCGCCCCGAGGGGCACTCATGCCAACCACTTGCGGATGGTGCTGAGTGCCACGCGACCCCGACAGATCCAAGGCAGCCCCGCTCAGCTTCCAAGCCGACTGAGTGCCGCCGTCCGAGACCGCTGATCACCACGCCGTCCGAAACGATCGAGCGCGCCACGGTTGCGACAGCCGTGTTGGCCGTCGCGGTCGGAAGCCAGGGTCGAGGCCGATGATGCATCCTGGTGGCATGAGCGCATCCGTCGCGGATTCATGGGCTCGGATCACCACTTGGCTGCGAGCACACGCGCCCTCGACCTTCGACAGCCTTGCTCCTCCCGCCGACGAACGCGACCTCGCGGCACTGGCATCCGACGTCCCGACTCCGCTTCCCGACGACCTGTCCACCTGGTGGCGGCTGTGCGATGGCTCCGGCCTGCCGGACGGGCGGACCGAGTTGCTGCCACCGTACTTCGAACCCTGCTCGACCAAGCACGCGCTGGAAAAGCGGCGATACCTCGTAGGCCCGGCTCCGGCACGCACCGCCGACCCCGTCGACGAGGCCGGCACGCGTTCTGGCGCGTTCCTCGAGACCTTCGTGCCGATTGCGGCACTCGGCAACGGCGATCACCTCTTCGTCGACCTGCGGCCAGGCCGATGGCACGGCTGCGTCCACCACTGGAGCCGCGACGACGGCAGCCAGGTCACCCCATACTGGGACAACGTGACCGACATGCTCACCGACATCGCCAACGCACTCCACACCGGATCTCCCGCACTGCGATCCTACGTCGAGCGGGCCCGCCCCTACGGCATCCGCACTCCCTCATACGTGCCCGCAGTGCAAGACGGGTGCCTGGTATGGCGTCGAAGCAACTGACACGACACCGCGACTACGAGGTCGTCGGCTCGGAACACGCCGTCCAAGGAGTGGGGCACTGACGAAGTCCGATCACGTGTACAACGAGGGCGGTTGGTGCGAACTCGCCCAATTGCGCAGGTTGCGGAGATTGCCCTCGGAGACGAACCACCAGCCCGCCAACGAGTTCACACCCGCGACATCCGTGACGCCCAGGGCGTCCAAGCGCGCGCCGATCGCCCGCGGCGGCCCGTCGAGGGAGGTGCGCAGCTCGCCGCCGCGATCGACGTACCGGTGCTCCATGTGGGACGGCAGCCAGCGGGCCCACATCGCGCGTTCCAGCGTGTCGCTGATGAAGTTCTCGGTGTGGAAACGGGAACCGCCGGGCACTTCCAGCGCGCGGGTGTGCCATTCCTGGAGGCGTTGACGGTAGGCGGCGGGGTCGAAGCGGTCCCAGTAGTCGTCGTGCTCGTGGGCCGGGTCGTTGCGCTCGCGCGCCTGCCGTTCGAACGCATGGGCCATCTCGGACTGGCTGCGGGCGACGCGTTCGTGGGCGAAGGCGTAGAGGGCGAACGGGTCGGAGACGTCCGGGCCTGCGGACGGCTGGGCGCCGCCCTCGGCCGCGGGCGGACGGGCCGGTGCGGCAGGTCGCCACGCACCACCGGAATCGCCGTAGGCCTGGGCGGCGCTGGAGGTGACCGCGCCGACTACCGCGTTGGCCGGGTTCTCCGCGCCTTCCACGTAGGTCAACCGCCGGAGCAGCCCGATGTTGGGCGGGATGTCCGCAGAGTGCGCGCCCAGCGTCAGCAGGAACCGTTCCATCACCACGGCGGCGGCGACGTTCAGCACGCCCGCGGCGACCGTCGCCCAGAACACGCGCGCGGCGGCGGCGTCGGACAGGGCGGTCTGGTAGCGGCTGTAGGCCACCGCGTAGCCGCCGTGCAGGCGCGAGATGCCCGCCTCCCAGTCGGCGTGGACACGACGGCCGGACTCGGCGAACTCGGTGTCGATGTCCATCGCCTGCTGTCGCTTGTGCAGCCGGGCGTTGGCGCGCTCGAGCTGCCCGACACGGTCCTCCAGCACGCTGACCCGCGAACGCCGCCGCTGGCGCTGAACAGCGACTTGGCCCGCGGCCACCAGGCCTCCCACGACGTGGGGCGCGGCGGCGGCTTGGCGCCCAGCGACGCCTGTCGCGGCGGCATGGGTTGCGGCGCTCTTCTGCACCGCCAGCCGTCCCGCGACCGCTCGGTTGCCGGCGGTCTGCTGGAGGTGCCGCAGGTCCGCGGTCATCGGACGCGCCGGTGCGACGGGCCGCCGCACGGGAGGCGGGGACGCTGTTTCCTGCACGGGTAACGGGCGCACTCCCAGATGGCACCCCGGCCACCAGCCAGCGTCAATGGCCGTACGGGCAGTCCGGCGGGCCGTGCCGATCACCTCCACCCCGTCGACGGACAGCCGGAGAGCTCCTTCCACGTGATCGGGGGTCGGCCGGGTACCCCCTCGCCCAGCCGACCGCCGACTGTCCGAACCTCGTTGTCCACTGCCCACGCGCCCGACGGCGGACAACCGCGACGGCCTACACACGAAACCGCCACGACGGCCGAACGGAGGACGACAGTGCAACTGGAGTTGCTGGGGACCATCCGCGCCCGATCCGCAGGCTCGCAGGTCGACCTGGGCCACGCCCGTCAGCGAGCCGTGCTCGGCGTGCTGCTGCTGGAGCCCAAGGAACCACACACCGCCGACCGGCTCGTGGAACGCGTCTGGGGTGACACCGGCCCACGGCGGTCGCACACCACGCTGTACGGCTACTTCCTCGTCTGAGTCGAGCGTCTCTTACCGTCGAGTGATCCGCCGACCGCGAGCCGGTCCTGCAGCTCGGCGTGTCGGAACTGGTAGACCGGTCCTACCGCCTGTAGTACACCGCGCCGGCGCGCGTCCTCCAGGAACCGCAACAGCCGCACGGGCGTCCGGTGCCGCAGGGCCAACTGGACCTGGCACCAGAACACGGGCCACGCTGCCGTGGGGACAGGCCCGGCGGACAGCAGTCCGGCGAAACCGGCCAGTAGCCCGATCGCGACCATCTCCGACGGACCGGGATCGAATCGCGTGCCGAGGTGCAGCAGTGCCAACGCCGCCACGCCGAAGCCGGCCATGATCCCGAAAGCCAGACCCGTTCTGGTGTCCTGTCGCCACGACTCGATCGGGTCGTACGGGTCGTCGTCCCGCACTGGTGAGAACAACGACCCCGCGAAACCGAAGACCAGCCAGAAGACGGCCACGAGTGCGAGCCGCCATTCGAACCGGATGTCCCCGACTTGGACGATCACGGCGCCGAACGCCGCCGCAGCGCCCACCGGCAGCGAGATCAACAACCCTCGTGCGGTGATCGGGCCGAGCCACCACCGGTAGATGATTCGCCGGGGCCGTATCTTCCTCGCCATGGTGATCACACCTGCCATGAACCCGGTGGAGAGTCCGACCGGGAGCCCGTAGCCGAATCCCCTGCCATCGGCGATCCAGTACGCCAGCCCGAAGGGCAGGGCGATCACGATCGCGGTCGCGTACCAGACGGCCAGCGCCCGCACGAGCACGGCACCGGGGCTGTCAACCCACCGGTGAACGGTCCACCAGGCGAATTCACGGGTCCCGTCCTGGGCCATGCGGCGCGCGAGGTGACCGAGCACCTGCCGGGCCCGGTTCGCCGTGTAGCGGGGTTCCGGACCGGCCGGCTGCCGGGTGTACGCGACGTCGACCACCTTGTCCAGCAGGTGACCGTGGATCCGCTCGACGGTCGGGAAGCGCTTCCGGTCGAGCAGTTCCTCCACTTGTCCGAGCTGCCCGTACGTGTCGCGGATCAGCGTGACAGCGAGCGGTCTTCGCAACGTCCGGGCAAGCGGGCTCGACGGCTTGGCGTCAACCTCTTCTGCGACGGCACGCCAGCCCGGCGACGGCGGTGAGACGACGTGGCGCAGCAGGTAGTCGACAGCGTCGGACGGGCCCACGGGGTCGAGTTGCACCACGGCGGCACCCAGCAGCGGCACGTGCCGGGCGGCGTCTGCGAACTCACGTGCCCGGCTGAGCAGCACGAGACGAAAGTCCGCCTGATGACTCAACGCACGCAACGCGATCGGCCGCAGCCGCTTCGGCATCTCGTCGAAACCATCCATCAACACCGCGATCCGCCGGTCTCGGATGAGCGGCGCGACGTCCTTACTCCGCAACGGAGTCGTCTCCACGAGCTTGTGGCTGAGCCACTCGCGCACCGGTGTGCGTTCGGGGTCCCAACCATGCAGTGGGAACATCACCGGAACCGGTACGCCCTCCGGAGCCTCCGCACGAGCCGCCAGCGCGGATAACAGCAGCAGGATCGCGGCGGCGCTCTTGCCCGAGCCGGCGCCCCCAGTGATCACGAGTCGACCGGAGGGCAGACCCGCGTAGAGGTCGTAGAGCGTGCGGTCCTCTTCCCCGCGGAGCCCGGTTTCAGTGATCTGGGTCGCGCCGGGCAGCGGCGGGAACCGCAACCGACCGTGCCCACCGCCCGTCGCCGCCGCCACGGGCACCGCGACAGGAAGGCGCGACCGACGCCACCTGATCGGCAGCGTCTCAACGGTGAGCATGCGCTCCTCCGCCGCCCGTGCCCACTGCCCGTACACCTCCCTGGCCAGTCGATCGGCGGCGGGCGGGTCGGGACGACGGCTGAACCATGCCCGGCTCTCGTGGTGATGCGTGATCACGGTGGCGTCCCGGCCGGCCTGCACGGCCTGTGCCCCGTTCCATGCCGTCGCCTGTTGGCGAACGTCGCCGTTGTTCGTGCCCACGAGGCGATGGTGCACCATCGACCACCACCGTGATCATCAATCCTGGGTGAGGTCCCCCGAACACATCAAGGGCAGTCCGCAGAATTGCGACTACGTCGGACGACATGCGTCTCCCCAGGCGCCGCGCATGCGAGGACCTGCTCAGTCTGCTCGACAACTGCGCCGTCACGATCTACGGCGGTTCGGGCACCGACAGTTCGACGGCCAGAACGGCGATGACACGCTGTTCGACCACGAGGCGCTGACAGCGTGTCCGGTGGCACCAACGGTAGCCGTGCGATGTTCATCGGCCTGTCGTTGCAGGCCACCCGCACAGCGCACCCTGACCCGACCGAACAGTCGGCTTGCCGACCGGTTCACCCGCAGCGTGGACCAGTTCAACCCGCGCCGACGCCGACCCCTCAGGGTCCGCCTGGCGCGGTTCACGTACTGGAACGCGAGGACCGCGATCACACCTTCCGATCCGGCCGGGTCAGGCAACCTCCGGGCGGGGGGTAACCCGGATCGGACCGGTGAGGTGGCGGGTGAGCAACGTGATCGCGGTCCAGGTCCGGGCGGCCTCGCTGAGGATGGGCAGTCGTTCGTGGTCGCGCACGTTTCGGCGGGCGCGCAGCAGCCTGGACGGCGCCCTCTCCGCGACCCAACGGCGGAGCAGCACGACGAACTCGATGACGTTGGGTGGGCGGGCACGACTCTGAGGGCGATGTTGAGGCAAGTCTTGGCCCAGGCGACGCGGCTTCAGGCGTAGGGGAGTCAGCCCAGAGCACGGTGATCTGCAGGGTTCTCAGGATCGGCCGGGACGAGTGATTCCGGTTCTCCACGCTGATCTCCGCTGGTCCAGTGTCCGGGAACTCTAGGTGTGAGCGTGGTCGTGCGCACCGGCTTAGTTTGACGGTGGCGTTGTGCACGGTGCCGTAGTTGGGGTTCGTGCCGGACGAGGTGATCTCGCTCCGGAGCCGGCGGTCGCCCGGCTCGTGGATCGACCGGGTATCGACCCGATCGACCTCCCCGTTGTGCCCCAGACGTGGTGGAAGAGGACGTCCGTCCACCCGGTCGGGTGATCGTGATGACAGGGGCGAGCGAGCCGCGATGACCGCCTGATCCGCATCGTCACCGTCCCCCGCCGGGATGATTGCTGTGCTCGCCATGCTGTGGAAACAGACCATCATCAGTGCGGAACTGAGCTGCCGATGGTGCCGAGTTGATGCCGGTGACGAGATAGGTCTCAACGGGATGCTGCTCCGGCCGCGTGGGCAGTAGTTCGCCCCGACCAGTTGCGGTTGGGGTGGTGTAAGACTGGACGGATGGACGCGTCCGACCTGGGTCGGCTCAGCGACCACGACTTCGAGGTGCTCTGCCGGGACCTGTTCGAAGAGATCCTCGGGACGCCGCTGGAGGTTCTCGCACGCGGCAGGGACCGCGGTGTCGACCTGCGGCACGTGGCCACCGACGGGGCGTCGGTTG
This DNA window, taken from Saccharothrix variisporea, encodes the following:
- a CDS encoding SMI1/KNR4 family protein — translated: MSASVADSWARITTWLRAHAPSTFDSLAPPADERDLAALASDVPTPLPDDLSTWWRLCDGSGLPDGRTELLPPYFEPCSTKHALEKRRYLVGPAPARTADPVDEAGTRSGAFLETFVPIAALGNGDHLFVDLRPGRWHGCVHHWSRDDGSQVTPYWDNVTDMLTDIANALHTGSPALRSYVERARPYGIRTPSYVPAVQDGCLVWRRSN
- a CDS encoding AfsR/SARP family transcriptional regulator; the encoded protein is MQLELLGTIRARSAGSQVDLGHARQRAVLGVLLLEPKEPHTADRLVERVWGDTGPRRSHTTLYGYFLV